Proteins from one Pseudomonas sp. KBS0710 genomic window:
- the acnA gene encoding aconitate hydratase AcnA: protein MSSLDSLRTLKTLQIDAKTYHYFSLPEAAKSLGDLDKLPMSLKVLLENLLRWEDNKTVTGTDLKAIAAWLKERQSDREIQYRPARVLMQDFTGVPAVVDLAAMRAAVAKAGGDPQRINPLSPVDLVIDHSVMVDKFGNADAFEQNVDIEMQRNGERYAFLRWGQSAFDNFSVVPPGTGICHQVNLEYLGRTVWTKDEDGRTYAFPDTLVGTDSHTTMINGLGVLGWGVGGIEAEAAMLGQPVSMLIPEVIGFKLTGKLKEGITATDLVLTVTQMLRKKGVVGKFVEFYGDGLADLPLADRATIANMAPEYGATCGFFPVDDVTLDYLRLSGRPAETVKLVEAYTKAQGLWRNAGQEPVFTDTLALDMGSVEASLAGPKRPQDRVSLPNVGQAFTDFLNLQFKPASKEEGRLESEGGGGVAVGNADLVGETDYEYDGHTYRLKNGAVVIAAITSCTNTSNPSVMMAAGLVAKKAVEKGLTRKPWVKTSLAPGSKVVTDYYKAAGLTHYLDTLGFDLVGYGCTTCIGNSGPLPEPIEKAIQKADLAVASVLSGNRNFEGRVHPLVKTNWLASPPLVVAYALAGTVRIDISSEPLGEGKDGKPVYLRDIWPSSQEIADAVAQVSTGMFHKEYAEVFAGDEQWQAIEVPQAATYVWQKDSTYIQHPPFFDDISGPLPVIKDVKGANVLALLGDSVTTDHISPAGNIKTDSPAGRYLREQGVEPRDFNSYGSRRGNHEVMMRGTFANIRIRNEMLGGEEGGNTLYIPTGEKMPIYDAAMKYQASGTPLVVIAGQEYGTGSSRDWAAKGTNLLGVKAVIAESFERIHRSNLVGMGVLPLQFKLDQNRKALKLTGKEKIDILGLTDAEIEPRMNLTLVITREDGSSEKVEVLCRIDTLNEVEYFKAGGILHYVLRQLIAS from the coding sequence ATGTCATCGCTAGATAGCCTGAGAACCCTTAAAACCCTGCAAATCGACGCCAAGACCTATCACTACTTCAGCCTGCCCGAAGCCGCCAAGAGCCTGGGTGACCTGGATAAGCTGCCGATGTCCCTCAAGGTGCTGCTGGAAAACCTGCTGCGCTGGGAAGACAACAAGACCGTCACCGGCACCGACCTCAAGGCGATCGCCGCCTGGCTCAAAGAGCGCCAGTCCGACCGCGAGATCCAGTACCGCCCGGCCCGCGTATTGATGCAAGACTTTACCGGCGTGCCCGCCGTGGTCGACCTGGCCGCCATGCGCGCCGCCGTGGCCAAGGCCGGTGGCGACCCGCAGCGCATCAACCCGCTCTCCCCCGTGGACCTGGTGATTGACCACTCGGTGATGGTCGACAAGTTCGGCAACGCCGACGCATTCGAGCAAAACGTCGACATCGAGATGCAGCGCAACGGCGAACGCTACGCCTTCCTGCGCTGGGGCCAAAGTGCATTCGACAACTTCAGCGTGGTGCCACCGGGCACCGGCATCTGCCACCAGGTCAACCTTGAGTACCTGGGCCGCACGGTGTGGACCAAAGACGAAGACGGCCGTACTTACGCCTTCCCCGACACGCTGGTGGGCACCGACTCCCACACCACCATGATCAACGGCCTCGGCGTGCTCGGCTGGGGCGTGGGCGGTATTGAAGCGGAAGCGGCGATGCTCGGCCAGCCGGTGTCGATGCTGATTCCGGAAGTGATCGGCTTCAAGCTGACCGGTAAATTGAAAGAAGGTATTACTGCCACCGACCTGGTGCTGACCGTCACCCAGATGCTGCGTAAAAAAGGCGTGGTCGGTAAATTCGTCGAGTTCTACGGTGACGGCTTGGCCGACCTGCCCCTGGCCGACCGCGCTACCATCGCCAACATGGCCCCGGAATACGGCGCCACCTGCGGCTTTTTCCCGGTGGACGACGTGACACTCGACTACCTGCGCCTGTCCGGCCGCCCTGCCGAGACCGTCAAGTTGGTCGAGGCCTACACCAAGGCCCAGGGCCTGTGGCGTAACGCCGGCCAGGAACCGGTGTTTACCGACACCCTGGCGCTGGACATGGGCAGCGTCGAAGCCAGCCTCGCCGGGCCAAAACGCCCGCAGGACCGCGTGTCACTGCCGAATGTCGGCCAGGCGTTCACTGACTTCCTCAACCTGCAGTTCAAACCCGCCAGCAAAGAAGAAGGCCGCCTGGAAAGTGAAGGTGGCGGCGGGGTTGCCGTGGGCAATGCGGATTTGGTCGGCGAGACCGATTACGAGTACGACGGCCACACCTACCGCCTCAAAAACGGCGCGGTGGTGATCGCCGCGATTACCTCCTGCACCAACACCTCCAACCCCAGCGTGATGATGGCCGCAGGCTTGGTGGCAAAAAAGGCCGTGGAAAAAGGCCTGACCCGCAAGCCGTGGGTAAAAACCTCCCTGGCGCCCGGCTCCAAAGTAGTCACCGATTACTACAAGGCGGCCGGCCTCACCCACTACCTCGACACGCTCGGCTTTGATCTGGTCGGCTACGGCTGCACCACCTGCATCGGCAACTCCGGGCCATTACCCGAGCCAATTGAAAAAGCCATCCAGAAGGCCGACCTGGCCGTCGCTTCGGTGTTGTCGGGCAACCGCAACTTCGAAGGCCGCGTACACCCGCTGGTGAAAACCAACTGGCTGGCCTCGCCGCCGCTGGTGGTCGCCTATGCCTTGGCCGGCACCGTGCGCATCGACATCAGCAGCGAGCCGCTGGGCGAAGGCAAGGACGGCAAACCGGTGTACTTGAGAGACATCTGGCCGAGCAGCCAAGAGATTGCCGACGCGGTGGCGCAAGTCAGCACCGGTATGTTCCACAAGGAATATGCCGAAGTGTTTGCCGGTGACGAGCAATGGCAGGCGATTGAAGTGCCACAGGCCGCGACCTATGTGTGGCAGAAGGACTCCACCTACATCCAGCACCCACCGTTCTTCGACGACATTTCCGGGCCATTGCCGGTGATCAAAGACGTCAAAGGCGCCAACGTGCTGGCCCTGCTGGGCGATTCGGTGACCACCGACCACATCTCCCCCGCCGGCAACATCAAGACCGACAGCCCTGCCGGCCGCTACCTGCGTGAGCAAGGCGTGGAGCCACGTGACTTCAACTCCTATGGCTCACGCCGTGGCAACCATGAAGTGATGATGCGCGGCACCTTTGCCAACATCCGTATCCGCAACGAAATGCTCGGTGGCGAAGAAGGCGGCAACACGCTGTACATCCCCACCGGCGAGAAAATGCCGATCTATGACGCGGCCATGAAGTACCAGGCCTCGGGCACGCCACTGGTGGTGATCGCAGGGCAAGAATACGGTACCGGTTCAAGCCGCGACTGGGCGGCCAAAGGTACTAACCTGCTGGGGGTCAAGGCGGTGATCGCCGAGAGTTTCGAGCGGATTCACCGTTCCAACCTGGTGGGCATGGGCGTATTGCCGTTGCAGTTCAAGCTGGATCAGAACCGCAAGGCGCTCAAGCTGACCGGCAAGGAGAAGATCGACATCCTGGGGCTGACCGATGCCGAGATCGAACCACGGATGAACCTGACGCTGGTGATTACCCGCGAAGACGGCAGCAGCGAGAAGGTGGAGGTGCTGTGCCGGATTGATACGCTTAATGAGGTGGAGTACTTCAAGGCCGGCGGCATCTTGCACTACGTGCTGCGCCAGTTGATCGCGTCGTAA
- a CDS encoding PA1571 family protein yields the protein MTLQNSSDAKIEVIRQPQQLPCSYIDAKGREVQITEEMIQQACSELEQRLVKPAQQG from the coding sequence ATGACCTTGCAAAATAGCAGTGATGCCAAAATTGAAGTAATTCGCCAGCCGCAGCAGTTGCCTTGCTCGTATATCGATGCCAAGGGCCGCGAAGTGCAGATTACCGAAGAGATGATCCAGCAAGCCTGCAGCGAGCTGGAACAGCGACTGGTCAAACCTGCCCAGCAAGGCTGA
- the rlmM gene encoding 23S rRNA (cytidine(2498)-2'-O)-methyltransferase RlmM, which translates to MNTLFMHCRPGFEGEVCSEIAEHAARLNVSGYAKAKTGSACAEFVCTEEDGAQRLMHGQRFAELIFPRQWARGVFIDLPETDRISVILAHLREFPVCGSLWLEMVDTNDGKELSNFCKKFEVHLRKALLNAGKLVDDPSKPRLLLTFKSGREVFMGLAESNNSAMWPMGIPRLKFPRDAPSRSTLKLEEAWHHFIPRDQWDERLHGDMTGVDLGAAPGGWTWQLVNRGMLVTAIDNGPMAESLMDTGLVQHLMADGFTFVPKQPVDWMVCDIVEKPARNAALLETWIGEGHCREAVVNLKLPMKQRYAEVKRLLERIEDGFKTRGIRVEIGCKQLYHDREEVTCHLRRLVDAKKPKSR; encoded by the coding sequence ATGAACACCCTTTTTATGCACTGCCGCCCGGGTTTTGAAGGCGAAGTCTGTTCCGAGATCGCGGAACACGCCGCGCGCCTGAACGTTTCCGGCTACGCCAAGGCCAAGACCGGCAGCGCCTGCGCCGAATTTGTCTGCACCGAAGAAGACGGCGCCCAGCGCTTGATGCACGGCCAGCGGTTTGCCGAGCTGATCTTCCCAAGGCAGTGGGCGCGCGGGGTATTTATCGACCTGCCGGAAACCGACCGCATCAGCGTGATCCTCGCCCACCTGCGCGAATTCCCGGTGTGCGGCAGCCTGTGGCTGGAGATGGTCGACACCAACGACGGCAAAGAGCTGTCGAACTTCTGCAAAAAATTTGAAGTGCACTTGCGCAAAGCCCTGCTCAACGCCGGCAAGCTGGTGGACGACCCGAGCAAGCCGCGCCTGCTGCTGACCTTCAAAAGCGGCCGCGAAGTGTTCATGGGCCTGGCCGAGTCGAACAACTCGGCGATGTGGCCCATGGGCATCCCACGCCTCAAGTTCCCGCGGGACGCGCCAAGCCGTTCGACCCTGAAGCTGGAAGAAGCCTGGCACCACTTCATCCCCCGCGACCAGTGGGATGAGCGCCTGCACGGCGACATGACCGGCGTCGACCTCGGCGCCGCGCCGGGCGGCTGGACCTGGCAGTTGGTCAACCGTGGCATGCTGGTGACCGCCATCGACAACGGCCCCATGGCCGAAAGCCTGATGGACACAGGCCTGGTGCAGCACTTGATGGCCGACGGCTTTACCTTCGTGCCTAAACAGCCAGTGGACTGGATGGTCTGCGATATCGTCGAGAAACCGGCGCGTAACGCCGCGCTGCTGGAAACCTGGATTGGCGAAGGGCATTGCCGCGAGGCGGTGGTGAACCTGAAACTGCCGATGAAGCAGCGCTATGCTGAAGTGAAACGTCTGCTGGAGCGCATCGAAGATGGCTTCAAGACCCGTGGCATTCGGGTGGAAATCGGCTGCAAGCAGCTGTATCACGACCGTGAGGAAGTGACCTGCCACCTGCGTCGGCTGGTCGATGCAAAGAAACCTAAATCCCGCTGA
- the tusA gene encoding sulfurtransferase TusA, with protein MNQTLDLPVDAVLDATGLNCPEPVMMLHQHIRDLKPGGLLKVIATDPSTRRDIPKFCVFLDHELVDQQEQAGTYLYWIRKKSA; from the coding sequence ATGAATCAAACCCTCGACTTGCCTGTAGACGCTGTGCTCGACGCCACCGGCCTCAACTGCCCGGAGCCGGTGATGATGCTGCACCAGCACATCCGCGACCTGAAGCCTGGCGGCTTGCTCAAGGTGATCGCGACCGACCCGTCGACCCGTCGTGATATTCCCAAGTTCTGCGTGTTCCTCGACCACGAGTTGGTGGATCAGCAGGAACAGGCCGGCACTTACCTGTACTGGATTCGCAAGAAATCCGCTTAA
- a CDS encoding ABC transporter transmembrane domain-containing protein, whose amino-acid sequence MPSMFSVRQRRAIRLASRFVAPYRWQALGALLALIVTAGITLSMGQGIRLLVDQGFMTQSPHLLNQSIGLFMILVLGLAVGTFSRFYLVSWIGERVVADIRRQVFNHLIYLHPGFYENNRSSEIQSRLTTDTTLLQSVIGSSLSLFLRNALMVIGGIVLLFVTNPKLTSIVVIALPLVLAPILIFGRRVRSLSRLSQDRIADVGSYVSETLGQIKTVQAYNHQVQDEQRFAVTVEEAFATARKRIAQRAWLITLVIMLVLGAVGVMLWVGGMDVINGRISGGELAAFVFYSLIVGSAVGTLSEVLGELQRAAGAAERIGELLQSSNDIQAPAEGTVQLPERVSGRMELQDLRFSYPSRPDSYAIDGLSLTINPGETLALVGPSGAGKSTIFDLLLRFYDPQQGRILLEGHPLTELDPMDLRRHFALVSQSPALFFGSVEENIRYGNPSATREQVEAAARIAHAHDFILQMPDGYQTHLGDGGMGLSGGQRQRLAIARALLVDAPILLLDEATSALDAQSEHLIQQALPQLMQGRTTLVIAHRLATVKNADRIAVMDQGKLVAVGTHQQLIASNPLYARLAALQFSDGLDVE is encoded by the coding sequence ATGCCCTCCATGTTCTCAGTCCGTCAACGCCGTGCAATTCGCCTGGCCAGCCGCTTTGTTGCGCCCTACCGTTGGCAGGCGCTGGGCGCCTTGTTGGCGCTGATTGTCACGGCCGGCATCACCTTGTCCATGGGGCAGGGCATTCGCCTGCTGGTGGACCAGGGCTTCATGACCCAGTCGCCGCACCTGCTCAACCAGTCGATCGGCTTGTTCATGATTTTGGTACTGGGCCTGGCCGTGGGCACGTTTTCGCGGTTTTACCTGGTGTCGTGGATTGGTGAGAGGGTGGTAGCCGACATCCGTCGCCAAGTGTTCAACCATCTGATTTACCTGCATCCCGGTTTTTACGAGAACAACCGCAGCTCGGAAATTCAGTCACGGCTGACCACCGACACCACCTTGCTGCAATCGGTGATCGGCTCGTCGCTGTCGCTGTTCCTGCGCAATGCCTTGATGGTGATCGGCGGCATCGTGCTGTTGTTTGTCACCAACCCCAAGCTCACCAGCATCGTGGTGATCGCGCTGCCGTTGGTGCTGGCGCCAATCCTGATCTTCGGTCGCCGCGTGCGCAGCCTGTCGCGGCTGAGCCAGGACCGTATTGCCGATGTGGGCAGTTATGTGTCGGAGACACTTGGCCAGATCAAGACCGTGCAGGCCTACAACCACCAGGTGCAGGACGAACAGCGCTTTGCCGTCACCGTCGAAGAGGCATTCGCCACGGCGCGTAAACGCATCGCCCAGCGTGCCTGGCTGATTACCCTGGTGATCATGCTGGTGCTCGGCGCCGTGGGCGTGATGCTGTGGGTGGGCGGTATGGATGTGATCAATGGGCGCATCTCCGGCGGCGAGCTGGCCGCGTTCGTGTTTTACAGCCTGATCGTCGGCAGCGCCGTCGGCACCCTCAGCGAAGTGCTCGGCGAGCTGCAGCGCGCTGCCGGGGCGGCTGAGCGGATTGGCGAATTGTTGCAGTCGAGCAATGACATCCAGGCGCCCGCCGAAGGCACTGTGCAGTTGCCGGAACGGGTCAGCGGCCGTATGGAACTGCAAGACCTGCGCTTTTCCTACCCGTCGCGACCGGACAGCTACGCCATCGACGGTTTGAGCCTGACCATCAACCCGGGCGAAACCCTGGCGTTGGTCGGCCCGTCCGGCGCCGGCAAATCGACGATCTTTGATTTACTGCTGCGCTTCTACGACCCGCAGCAAGGCCGCATCTTGCTTGAAGGCCACCCGCTGACCGAGCTCGACCCCATGGACCTGCGTCGTCATTTCGCGCTGGTGTCCCAAAGCCCGGCGCTGTTTTTCGGCAGCGTCGAAGAAAATATCCGTTACGGCAACCCGTCCGCCACCCGCGAACAGGTCGAAGCCGCGGCACGCATCGCCCACGCCCACGACTTCATCCTGCAAATGCCCGACGGCTACCAGACCCACCTGGGCGACGGCGGCATGGGCCTCTCCGGTGGCCAACGCCAGCGCCTGGCCATCGCCCGCGCGTTACTGGTGGACGCGCCGATCCTGCTGCTGGACGAAGCCACCAGCGCCCTCGATGCGCAGAGTGAGCACTTGATCCAGCAAGCCTTGCCGCAACTGATGCAGGGCCGCACCACGCTGGTAATTGCGCATCGGCTGGCCACGGTGAAGAACGCCGACCGCATTGCAGTGATGGACCAGGGCAAGCTGGTAGCAGTGGGTACGCATCAACAGTTGATTGCCAGTAACCCGCTGTATGCGCGGTTGGCGGCGTTGCAGTTCAGTGATGGGCTGGACGTGGAATGA
- the pdxB gene encoding 4-phosphoerythronate dehydrogenase PdxB: MLIVADENIPLLDAFFEGFGEIRRVPGRSIDRATVEQADVLLVRSVTNVNRALLEGTKVRFVGTCTIGTDHLDLDYFKQAGITWSSAPGCNARGVVDYVLGSLQTLAEIEGADLNQRTYGVVGAGEVGGRLVKVLKGLGWNVLVCDPPRQIAEDGDYVSLAQIIEQCDVISLHTPLTKSGNGSTWHLFDRERLGRLKSGTWLINASRGPVVDNAALREVLLAREDLQAVLDVWEGEPEVDVDLADLCVLATPHIAGYSLDGKQRGTAQIYQAFCAHLGQEPSIQLSDLLPQPWLAEVHLNASTDPAWALATLCRSVYDPRRDDADFRRSLVGTVQEQRKAFDLLRKHYPERREIDGLKVRINGESAVLSNIVTALGAVTV; this comes from the coding sequence ATGTTGATTGTTGCCGACGAAAATATTCCGCTGCTCGATGCCTTCTTCGAAGGGTTTGGCGAGATTCGCCGCGTACCCGGGCGTTCCATCGACCGCGCCACGGTCGAGCAGGCCGATGTGCTGCTGGTGCGCTCGGTCACCAACGTCAACCGGGCCTTGTTGGAGGGCACTAAAGTGCGCTTTGTGGGCACCTGCACCATTGGCACCGATCACCTGGACCTGGATTACTTCAAGCAGGCCGGTATCACCTGGTCCAGCGCCCCTGGCTGCAATGCCCGAGGCGTGGTGGACTACGTGCTGGGCAGTTTGCAGACACTGGCCGAAATCGAAGGCGCCGACCTCAATCAACGTACTTACGGCGTCGTCGGTGCCGGTGAAGTGGGCGGGCGCCTGGTCAAGGTGCTTAAAGGTCTGGGCTGGAACGTGCTGGTATGCGACCCGCCGCGCCAGATCGCTGAAGACGGCGATTACGTGAGCCTGGCGCAGATCATCGAGCAGTGCGACGTGATCAGCTTGCACACGCCGCTGACCAAATCCGGTAATGGCTCCACTTGGCACCTGTTTGATCGTGAACGCCTTGGCCGCCTCAAGTCCGGCACCTGGCTGATCAACGCCAGTCGCGGCCCTGTCGTCGATAATGCGGCCCTGCGCGAAGTGCTGCTGGCGCGCGAAGACCTGCAAGCAGTGCTGGACGTGTGGGAAGGCGAGCCCGAAGTGGACGTCGACCTGGCCGACCTGTGCGTGCTGGCCACACCGCATATCGCCGGCTACAGCCTCGACGGCAAACAGCGTGGCACCGCACAGATCTACCAGGCGTTCTGCGCCCATTTGGGCCAGGAACCCAGTATCCAATTGAGTGATTTGTTGCCGCAGCCATGGCTGGCCGAGGTGCATTTGAATGCATCGACAGACCCGGCCTGGGCGCTGGCGACCTTGTGCCGCAGTGTGTATGACCCGCGCCGCGATGATGCGGACTTTCGCCGCAGCCTCGTAGGCACCGTGCAAGAACAACGCAAGGCGTTCGACCTGCTGCGCAAGCATTACCCGGAACGTCGCGAGATAGATGGCTTGAAGGTGCGAATCAATGGCGAATCGGCAGTGTTGTCGAATATCGTCACTGCATTGGGCGCAGTGACAGTTTAG
- a CDS encoding MATE family efflux transporter — protein MNTAAASTLSRPARVSREVRGLLTLALPIMIGQLATTAMSFVDAVMAGRVSPKDLAAVGLGNSIWIPVYLLMTGTLLATTPKVAQHFGAGKHSEIGPLVRQSLWLAIVVGITASLLLLSAEPILHMMNVEPDLIQPSMGYLHGIAAGLPAVALYYVLRCFSDGLGRTRPSMVMGLCGLALNIPLNYIFIYGHLGVPAMGGVGCGWATGIAMWVMMLGLAGWTRWGPAYQSSELYKRFDWPQWSVIKRVLGIGFPIGVAIFAESSIFAVIALLIGSLGATVVSGHQIALNVSALVFMIPYSLSMAVTVRVGQALGRGEPREARFAAGIGMGTALVYACLSCSLMLLFREQIAAVYTPDPVVIHLASMLIVFSALFQFSDSIQVTAAGALRGYQDTRVTMVLTLFAYWGVGLPVGYALGLTDWLGEPSGPSGLWQGLIVGLSCAAGMLLVRLARSARRNIRAHEAKA, from the coding sequence GTGAACACTGCTGCCGCCTCCACCCTCTCCCGCCCCGCCCGCGTCAGCCGGGAAGTGCGCGGCCTGTTGACCCTGGCGCTGCCGATCATGATCGGCCAGCTCGCCACCACCGCCATGAGCTTTGTCGATGCGGTGATGGCCGGGCGTGTCAGCCCCAAGGACCTGGCGGCGGTGGGCCTGGGCAACTCGATCTGGATTCCGGTGTACCTGCTGATGACCGGCACGCTGCTGGCGACCACGCCGAAGGTTGCCCAGCATTTTGGCGCGGGCAAGCACAGTGAGATCGGCCCGCTGGTGCGCCAGTCGCTGTGGCTGGCGATTGTGGTGGGGATTACCGCGTCACTGTTGCTGCTCAGTGCCGAGCCGATCCTGCACATGATGAACGTCGAGCCCGACCTGATCCAACCGTCCATGGGTTACCTGCACGGCATCGCCGCCGGCCTGCCGGCGGTGGCACTGTATTACGTGCTGCGCTGTTTCAGTGACGGCCTGGGGCGCACGCGGCCGAGCATGGTCATGGGCCTGTGCGGTCTGGCGCTGAACATTCCGCTGAACTACATTTTTATCTACGGTCACCTCGGTGTGCCGGCCATGGGCGGTGTGGGCTGCGGCTGGGCCACGGGCATCGCGATGTGGGTGATGATGCTCGGCCTGGCCGGTTGGACCCGCTGGGGGCCGGCTTACCAGAGCAGCGAACTGTACAAGCGCTTCGACTGGCCGCAGTGGTCAGTGATCAAGCGCGTATTGGGCATCGGTTTCCCGATTGGTGTGGCGATCTTCGCCGAATCGAGCATTTTCGCCGTGATTGCCCTGCTGATCGGCAGCCTGGGCGCCACGGTAGTGTCCGGCCATCAGATCGCCCTCAACGTCAGCGCGCTGGTGTTCATGATCCCCTACTCACTGAGCATGGCCGTGACCGTGCGGGTCGGCCAGGCCCTGGGCCGTGGTGAGCCGCGTGAGGCGCGCTTCGCCGCCGGCATCGGCATGGGCACCGCGCTGGTGTATGCCTGCCTGTCCTGCAGCCTGATGCTGTTGTTCCGTGAGCAGATTGCGGCGGTCTACACCCCGGACCCGGTGGTGATCCACCTGGCGTCAATGCTGATTGTGTTTTCGGCGCTGTTCCAGTTCTCCGACTCGATCCAGGTCACGGCCGCCGGCGCACTGCGTGGCTATCAGGACACGCGGGTGACCATGGTGCTGACCTTGTTTGCCTACTGGGGCGTCGGGTTGCCGGTGGGTTACGCGCTGGGCCTGACTGACTGGCTCGGCGAGCCCAGCGGCCCAAGCGGTTTATGGCAAGGGCTGATCGTGGGCTTGAGCTGTGCGGCGGGGATGCTGCTGGTGCGCCTGGCGCGCAGTGCGCGCCGCAATATCCGGGCGCATGAGGCCAAGGCTTAA
- a CDS encoding transglycosylase SLT domain-containing protein, with protein MRSRLFNFLSCLLLSATAVQSAQAVDLTTQRQYYDEAKRALAKGDSGPYMQYSQALADYPLTPYLAYDELTARLKTASNEEIEQFLAKNGDLPQANWMKLRWLRWLADRGDWQTFEKYYDAKLNFVELDCLHGQYQLTHNLKAEGYKTSEKLWMTGKSQPAACDATFGQWAADGQLTEQKIWDRAKLAAEARNYALANSLVKTLPTLGAQGRLMVDVAQKPDMLSDPSRFLPANEAMSDAVGLGLRRLARQDPDKAMALLDGYASSMHFSRDEKVSIAREIGLTLARRYDPRALDVMTKYDPELRDNTVSEWRLRLLLRLARWEDAYQLTRKLPQDLATTNRWRYWQARSLELAEPKNPQPLVLYKNLAQERDFYGFLAADRSKAPYQLKNKPLVMSQALINKVRNTPGVRRAMEFYARGQIVDGRREWYHVSRHFNRDEMVAQAKLAYDMKWYFPAIRTISQAQYWDDLDIRFPMAHRDTLVREAKVRGLHSSWVFAITRQESAFMDDARSGVGASGLMQLMPGTAKETARKFSIPLASPAQVLDPDKNIQLGAAYLSQVHSQFNGNRVLASAAYNAGPGRVRQWLRGADHLSFDVWVESIPFDETRQYVQNVLSYSVIYGQKLNSPQPLVDWHERYFDDQ; from the coding sequence ATGCGCAGTCGCCTTTTCAACTTTTTATCTTGCCTGCTTCTTTCCGCCACCGCCGTTCAATCCGCCCAGGCCGTGGACCTCACCACCCAACGTCAATATTACGATGAAGCCAAACGCGCCCTCGCCAAAGGCGACAGCGGCCCGTACATGCAATACAGCCAGGCCCTGGCCGACTACCCGCTCACGCCGTACCTGGCGTACGACGAGCTGACCGCGCGCCTCAAAACCGCGAGCAACGAGGAAATCGAGCAGTTCCTCGCCAAAAACGGCGACCTGCCCCAGGCCAACTGGATGAAACTGCGCTGGTTGCGCTGGCTGGCCGACCGTGGCGACTGGCAAACCTTCGAAAAGTACTACGACGCCAAGCTCAATTTCGTCGAACTGGACTGCCTGCATGGCCAGTATCAACTGACTCACAACCTCAAAGCCGAAGGCTACAAGACCAGCGAAAAACTCTGGATGACCGGCAAATCCCAGCCGGCCGCCTGTGACGCAACCTTTGGCCAGTGGGCCGCCGATGGCCAACTCACCGAACAGAAAATCTGGGACCGCGCCAAGCTCGCCGCCGAAGCCCGCAACTACGCACTGGCCAACAGCCTGGTGAAAACCCTGCCAACCCTCGGCGCCCAAGGCCGCCTGATGGTCGACGTGGCGCAAAAGCCCGACATGCTCAGCGACCCTTCGCGCTTCCTGCCGGCCAACGAGGCCATGTCCGATGCCGTTGGCCTCGGTCTGCGCCGCCTGGCACGCCAGGACCCGGACAAGGCCATGGCCCTGCTCGACGGTTATGCCAGCAGCATGCACTTCTCCCGTGACGAAAAAGTGTCGATCGCCCGCGAAATCGGCCTGACCCTGGCCCGTCGCTACGACCCACGCGCCCTGGACGTGATGACCAAGTACGACCCCGAACTGCGTGACAACACCGTCTCTGAATGGCGCCTGCGCCTGCTGTTGCGCCTGGCTCGCTGGGAAGATGCCTACCAGTTGACCCGCAAACTCCCACAAGACCTGGCCACCACCAACCGCTGGCGTTACTGGCAAGCGCGCAGCCTGGAGCTGGCCGAGCCAAAAAACCCGCAGCCGCTGGTGCTGTACAAAAACCTCGCGCAGGAGCGTGATTTCTACGGCTTCCTCGCCGCTGATCGCTCCAAAGCGCCGTACCAGTTGAAAAACAAACCACTGGTGATGAGCCAGGCATTGATCAACAAAGTGCGCAACACCCCCGGTGTGCGCCGCGCGATGGAGTTCTACGCACGCGGTCAGATTGTCGATGGCCGCCGCGAGTGGTACCACGTCAGCCGCCACTTCAACCGCGATGAAATGGTCGCCCAGGCCAAGCTGGCCTATGACATGAAGTGGTACTTCCCGGCGATCCGCACCATCAGCCAGGCGCAATACTGGGATGACCTGGATATCCGTTTCCCGATGGCCCACCGTGACACGCTGGTGCGCGAAGCCAAGGTGCGTGGCCTGCATTCAAGCTGGGTGTTCGCCATCACCCGCCAGGAAAGTGCCTTCATGGACGACGCCCGCTCCGGCGTCGGCGCCAGTGGCCTGATGCAACTGATGCCCGGCACCGCCAAAGAGACCGCACGCAAATTCAGCATCCCACTGGCCTCCCCGGCCCAGGTGCTGGACCCGGACAAAAACATCCAGCTCGGCGCCGCCTACCTGAGCCAGGTACACAGCCAGTTCAACGGCAACCGCGTGCTCGCCTCCGCCGCCTACAACGCCGGCCCCGGCCGTGTGCGCCAATGGCTGCGCGGTGCCGATCACCTGAGCTTCGACGTATGGGTGGAAAGCATCCCATTCGACGAAACCCGCCAGTATGTGCAGAACGTGCTGTCTTATTCGGTGATCTACGGGCAAAAGCTCAATTCACCGCAGCCGCTGGTGGATTGGCATGAGCGGTATTTTGATGATCAGTAA